The Procambarus clarkii isolate CNS0578487 chromosome 4, FALCON_Pclarkii_2.0, whole genome shotgun sequence genomic sequence tgtgagttttcagttgcatatgtcctggggaccattcaggcttgttcgcatttgtgttcctcacgtgttgccccaaagaatgaggtgatttggtaaaatgctatgcccaagataactatccgagtgccggcggtggggtggttcaaatagcctcggctatcacctcattatgtccggtcgtgatggtcaagtggattaaggcgtcttgtacataccagatgcgttgcttctgggagtatgggttcgagtcacttctggggtgtgagttttcagttgcatatgtcctggggaccattcaggcttgttcgcatttgtgttcctcacgtgttgccccaaagaatgaggtgatttggtaaaatgctatgcccaagataactatccgagtgccggcggtggggtggttcaaatagcctcggctatcacctcattatgtccggtcgtgatggtcaagtggattaaggcgtcttgtacataccagatgcgttgcttctgggagtatgggttcgagtcacttctggggtgtgagttttcagttatatatatatatatatatatatatatatatttttcttccaataatatagtattTGCTTGAAATTATcagcctggtcaatcaggctgttggatgcaactcctctcagttttgttatacgagttacagcctggttaatcacatccaaaattaaagttatttccagatgcagtcctaaaatttttaacattgctatcactagtgttaatgtagattatttcataatttaaataatatatttaattactgtagtacattttaacaacaatttaacttataatttttgcagcataggtGATTTGAATACAAGTATTTTATTAGAAAttatttccttcaggtcttcagggaaaattcttgaggagatgcacaaactgcacacaatgtgtgcatgtccgaagcaatgtttgcaagttctgccagtgtgacttccgaaacagtagagaattaatgaagaaagaagaggaagcccgttttctacttaaaggcaagaaggctttagaacgaaatacagcaagccgggttctacgaaggattgaaaatcaggtattgaagtttgtctacatctgttgtattcatttgtattcttcttatgctgaacttgcttgataaggtatagaatcaacatgaataatactgtacagtacttacatactatttgtttatttatttatatacaagatagcacactgggattatgagagtacatagcattgatgtttttacattcttgtaaagccactagcacacatagtgttttgggcaggtccttaatctaacagataattttaaataggcaatttaaagcaaaattggaaaaaattggctggtacattgtaagaaagttttacaaagattactatgtacattaaagtaaaatttgagggttatcaacatattttattaccctgttaattaaccattactaagctaattatcttcaagatcattttttttatgattatcatttttcttattattttttattttacatttatattgtcagtctctactgattttttgttttttattttatgtaacttctgtgtcctccctggctatctattggatctttattttacttctaaattgttactattttattgtatttgcttttattcttgtgttttgctttatcgtgtatcttgtatcgtgatccctctgcatcctatgcacactgatattgatcctgatcaaaatcttctgtctcatatctacaccaacc encodes the following:
- the LOC123749293 gene encoding uncharacterized protein yields the protein MCVKAISLFEEVISTGSSSSSYKTSPHMDHPCTSNGLQGKFLRRCTNCTQCVHVRSNVCKFCQCDFRNSRELMKKEEEARFLLKGKKALERNTASRVLRRIENQHAQGSLMQINLH